In one window of Paenarthrobacter nicotinovorans DNA:
- a CDS encoding DUF6188 family protein, translating to MTDDRPFIRAKTWVSRASGDDQEITIANGLIRAVLGYQLVQVRIGYGVHLELGNDFEITIETEFTVEAGEIRWTGEPLTKEAAGVLSPLTLTTVSEAAIGKDGTLRLALGQATLTVSPHPLYEAWQVRGSRGLLIICSPGGDYVACWAPTPAP from the coding sequence ATGACCGACGACAGGCCGTTTATCCGGGCCAAAACCTGGGTCAGCCGCGCAAGCGGAGACGATCAGGAAATCACAATTGCCAATGGCCTCATCCGAGCTGTCCTCGGGTACCAACTTGTACAGGTCCGCATAGGCTACGGGGTCCACCTTGAATTGGGAAACGACTTCGAGATCACGATCGAGACGGAATTCACCGTAGAAGCCGGCGAGATACGGTGGACCGGCGAGCCACTGACGAAAGAGGCCGCGGGAGTCCTCTCACCCCTGACCTTGACGACGGTATCGGAAGCCGCGATCGGCAAAGATGGCACATTACGTCTCGCCCTAGGCCAGGCGACGCTGACGGTTTCGCCGCACCCTCTTTACGAGGCATGGCAAGTCAGAGGATCCCGAGGCTTGCTGATTATTTGCTCGCCCGGCGGTGATTACGTCGCGTGTTGGGCGCCGACACCTGCCCCCTAG
- a CDS encoding phytoene desaturase family protein: protein MDESCEVAIIGSGINSLVAAAELALDGKRVCIIERSDRLGGFIDSSERTLPGFIHDTFSSWHPLFVSGGAYEVLGKELHARGLEYCNTTGPVTASVAADPATGAHRVVIARRDPAETSAAFKEPRDQAAYLAMLDDLGRNAGTVFGAFGAELRSFPEVAKIAFGAVRRGRLAANESFIRDSVMSGRNYVRSRFDGWETDQLWSPWLLHAGLGPDQATGGVMLPVMAMSMHGFGLPVVKGGASRFVAAFESLLRDNGVRIMLGAEAEEVLVSGTAVTGVRTSQGSVSADTVLANVSPQALYTSLLHEPPPAAARAAEKYQNGRGAMQIHLALDKPVEWLDPRLNTVPLVHLSNGSDSTGVACAQAEAGLLPAEPTVVVGQQYVLDPSRAPEGKATLWLQLQEVPFAPVGDAAGELDVSKGWSGELKAGYLERVLARLEQFAPGTRASVLASDILAPTDLALANPNAVNGDPYGGSAELFQNLLWRPFPEAAGHRTAIQGLWHFGASTHPGPGLSGGSGHLVAQKLTAPPSRFSRIQEALKPRKR, encoded by the coding sequence ATGGACGAATCCTGTGAGGTCGCGATCATTGGCTCGGGAATCAACTCCCTGGTGGCGGCAGCCGAGCTTGCCCTGGACGGAAAGCGCGTGTGCATCATCGAGCGCTCGGACCGGCTGGGTGGGTTCATCGACTCCTCCGAACGGACCTTGCCTGGTTTCATCCACGACACGTTCTCCTCCTGGCATCCGCTGTTTGTGTCCGGCGGCGCCTATGAAGTGCTGGGCAAGGAACTGCACGCCCGGGGCCTCGAGTATTGCAATACCACCGGGCCCGTGACGGCGAGCGTAGCGGCGGACCCGGCGACGGGGGCGCACCGCGTAGTCATTGCGCGCCGGGATCCAGCCGAGACAAGCGCTGCATTCAAGGAGCCCCGGGACCAGGCCGCTTACCTGGCGATGCTCGATGACCTGGGCCGGAACGCCGGAACGGTTTTCGGGGCCTTCGGGGCCGAGCTGCGGTCCTTTCCTGAGGTGGCAAAGATCGCCTTTGGTGCCGTGCGGCGTGGGCGGCTGGCCGCAAACGAGTCATTCATCCGGGACTCCGTGATGAGCGGCCGCAACTACGTCCGCAGCCGCTTTGACGGCTGGGAGACGGACCAGTTGTGGTCGCCGTGGCTCCTGCACGCCGGGCTGGGACCGGACCAAGCCACGGGAGGGGTGATGCTGCCCGTCATGGCCATGAGCATGCACGGTTTTGGGCTGCCCGTCGTGAAGGGCGGGGCATCGCGGTTCGTTGCGGCGTTCGAGTCGCTCCTGAGGGACAACGGCGTCAGGATCATGCTCGGTGCCGAAGCCGAGGAGGTCCTGGTTTCAGGCACAGCGGTCACGGGTGTCCGGACGTCACAGGGCAGTGTTTCTGCCGACACCGTGCTGGCCAACGTCTCCCCGCAGGCCCTTTACACGTCTTTGCTTCACGAGCCCCCGCCCGCGGCTGCCCGGGCCGCTGAAAAGTACCAGAACGGCCGCGGAGCCATGCAGATCCACTTGGCCTTGGACAAGCCCGTTGAGTGGCTCGATCCCCGGCTCAACACCGTGCCGCTGGTGCACCTCAGCAACGGTTCGGACAGCACGGGAGTTGCCTGCGCCCAGGCCGAAGCGGGACTGCTGCCGGCCGAACCAACGGTTGTGGTGGGGCAGCAATACGTGCTGGATCCGTCGCGGGCACCGGAGGGGAAGGCCACGCTGTGGTTGCAGCTGCAGGAGGTGCCGTTCGCGCCTGTGGGCGATGCCGCAGGCGAACTGGACGTCAGCAAGGGGTGGAGTGGCGAACTTAAAGCCGGCTACCTGGAGCGGGTCCTGGCCAGATTGGAACAGTTTGCTCCGGGGACGCGTGCGAGTGTCCTCGCCTCCGACATCCTGGCACCGACGGACCTTGCCTTGGCCAATCCCAATGCCGTCAACGGGGATCCCTACGGCGGCTCGGCTGAGCTCTTCCAGAACCTTCTGTGGCGGCCTTTCCCGGAAGCCGCCGGACACCGCACGGCCATCCAAGGTCTCTGGCACTTCGGGGCTTCAACCCACCCCGGTCCTGGACTTTCGGGCGGCTCCGGACACCTGGTGGCGCAGAAACTGACCGCACCGCCGTCACGATTTTCCCGTATCCAAGAAGCACTGAAACCACGTAAGCGATAG
- a CDS encoding SMI1/KNR4 family protein, with protein sequence MTKSLAQSTRIIDEYTHRLKRPTRSLYDPGASIKAIVDPLRQRGLHVSDELIALYSWHNGTHADEETVLGDMHIMPGYYFLSLEEALATYDEFVNTLNKNPAWFPLLSDGAGGYAFLDCSASETQPIYDFMFDEPDHKVIFRSIEDMLRTFAEAYVRGVFFVGEDGFLDMDSSEYDELAAEMNPNANYWSAI encoded by the coding sequence ATGACGAAATCATTAGCTCAGTCGACAAGAATCATCGACGAGTACACCCATCGCTTGAAGCGACCTACACGCTCGCTTTATGATCCGGGGGCTTCCATTAAGGCTATTGTGGATCCACTGAGGCAGAGGGGTTTGCACGTAAGTGATGAATTGATTGCCCTCTACAGTTGGCACAACGGCACTCATGCAGACGAGGAGACCGTCCTGGGAGACATGCACATTATGCCCGGGTACTACTTTCTTAGCCTGGAAGAAGCCCTTGCAACCTACGACGAGTTTGTCAATACTCTCAACAAGAACCCGGCCTGGTTTCCTTTGCTCTCGGACGGTGCCGGCGGCTACGCTTTCCTAGACTGCTCAGCTTCAGAAACGCAGCCCATCTATGACTTCATGTTCGACGAACCAGATCATAAGGTCATTTTCCGCTCCATCGAAGATATGCTTCGAACATTCGCCGAAGCATACGTTCGCGGGGTCTTTTTCGTGGGTGAAGATGGTTTCCTCGACATGGATTCATCCGAATATGATGAGCTCGCGGCTGAAATGAACCCAAACGCAAACTATTGGTCAGCTATATAG
- a CDS encoding thiamine pyrophosphate-binding protein: MSGQVRVSALVGRTLAKLGVGHVFGVVGSGNFDVTGTLTAEGIPFTAARHEGGAATMADAYTRMSGKVGVVTTHQGCGLSNAITGIGEAAKSRTPMIVLTADTQAAAIRSNFKIDQDALARSVGAVAERIHSPATAVADTVRAFRTAVNERRTVVLSLPLDIQSATAADEVGAAVVPQPPKVRPDAGAVEQLVALISAAERPVFVAGRGGRGARDEILALARHAGALVATSAVASGLFNGDAHNLGISGGFSSPATAEFISGADLIVGWGCALNMWTMRHGRLIASGTKVVQVDVEDSALGANRPITLGVLGDSALTAADALTALRTVQSEPAGKYRTEANALAIKQSSRWRDVSTADLSTATSIDPRILTRELDTLLPAERIVAVDSGNFMGYPSQYLAVPDEFGFCFTQAFQAIGLGLYTAIGAAVAQPHRLPVLGAGDGGFLMGISELETAARLKMPLVCIVYNDAAYGAEVHHFASGHSEAELSSVVFPATDIAAIARGFGAEGVTVRTVADLEAVRPWIAAYEAGTQDRPLVIDAKIASDGGSWWLAEAFQGH; the protein is encoded by the coding sequence ATGAGCGGGCAGGTTCGGGTTTCCGCGCTGGTCGGCAGGACCTTGGCGAAGCTCGGTGTCGGACACGTTTTCGGGGTGGTGGGCTCCGGAAACTTCGATGTCACCGGAACGCTCACGGCCGAGGGCATCCCGTTCACCGCGGCCCGGCATGAGGGTGGAGCGGCGACCATGGCGGACGCCTACACCCGGATGTCGGGCAAGGTGGGCGTGGTCACCACACATCAAGGCTGCGGGCTGAGCAACGCCATCACCGGGATTGGGGAGGCCGCGAAAAGCCGGACACCCATGATCGTTCTGACCGCCGACACCCAGGCCGCAGCCATCCGCTCCAACTTCAAGATCGACCAGGACGCCCTGGCCCGCAGCGTCGGCGCTGTAGCCGAGCGGATCCACTCCCCGGCCACGGCGGTCGCTGACACGGTCAGGGCTTTCCGGACGGCTGTGAACGAGCGCCGCACGGTGGTTCTGAGCTTGCCGTTGGACATCCAAAGTGCCACCGCAGCGGACGAGGTGGGTGCCGCCGTCGTGCCTCAACCGCCCAAGGTGCGCCCCGACGCTGGCGCCGTTGAGCAACTGGTGGCACTGATTTCCGCGGCTGAACGACCCGTGTTCGTGGCCGGACGCGGAGGGCGCGGCGCCAGGGACGAAATCCTCGCGCTGGCGCGCCATGCCGGAGCCCTCGTGGCGACGTCCGCGGTGGCGAGCGGGCTGTTCAACGGCGACGCGCACAACTTGGGCATTTCCGGGGGGTTCTCTTCGCCCGCAACGGCGGAGTTCATCAGCGGCGCCGACCTGATCGTGGGCTGGGGCTGCGCACTGAACATGTGGACCATGCGGCACGGGCGGCTCATTGCGTCCGGCACCAAGGTGGTCCAGGTCGACGTCGAAGACTCCGCCCTGGGTGCCAACCGTCCCATCACTCTGGGGGTGCTGGGCGATTCGGCGCTGACGGCTGCTGATGCCCTGACGGCGCTGCGGACCGTGCAATCCGAGCCCGCTGGGAAGTACCGCACCGAAGCCAACGCCCTGGCCATCAAACAGAGCTCACGGTGGCGGGACGTTTCCACAGCGGACCTGTCCACGGCAACCTCCATCGATCCTCGCATCCTCACCCGGGAACTCGACACCCTGCTCCCTGCCGAGCGGATCGTCGCGGTCGATTCGGGCAACTTCATGGGCTACCCCAGCCAATACCTTGCCGTGCCGGACGAGTTCGGGTTCTGCTTCACGCAGGCTTTCCAGGCGATCGGACTGGGCCTGTACACGGCCATCGGCGCCGCCGTGGCCCAGCCGCACCGCCTGCCGGTCCTGGGTGCAGGAGACGGCGGGTTCCTCATGGGTATCAGCGAACTCGAGACCGCGGCGAGACTGAAGATGCCGCTTGTGTGCATCGTCTACAACGACGCTGCGTACGGAGCCGAGGTGCACCATTTCGCTTCAGGGCACTCCGAAGCCGAGTTGTCCAGCGTCGTGTTCCCGGCCACCGACATTGCCGCGATCGCCCGGGGATTCGGTGCGGAAGGGGTGACAGTGCGGACCGTAGCTGACCTCGAAGCTGTTCGCCCGTGGATAGCTGCTTACGAAGCCGGGACGCAGGACCGGCCGCTGGTCATCGATGCCAAGATCGCCTCCGACGGCGGTTCCTGGTGGCTGGCCGAGGCCTTCCAGGGCCACTAA
- a CDS encoding immunity protein Imm33 domain-containing protein, giving the protein MHDSILFIQMQLTARFAAVPTPPLQGVKVGVSKNVRSPDVHPLNGLRHSAAAGTSGWFIWRGEDLGTADDFFDPLHVEHLTTWCPEAVPYLALPAGWRFLLAPGYEDVWFDESLLNIEGS; this is encoded by the coding sequence ATGCACGATTCGATCCTTTTCATCCAGATGCAGCTGACCGCCAGGTTCGCGGCTGTCCCTACACCGCCGTTGCAGGGCGTGAAGGTGGGAGTCTCCAAGAACGTGCGGTCGCCAGATGTTCATCCCCTCAACGGGCTGAGGCATTCAGCCGCTGCTGGTACGAGTGGCTGGTTCATCTGGCGGGGTGAAGATCTCGGAACGGCGGATGACTTCTTCGATCCGTTGCACGTCGAGCATCTGACGACCTGGTGTCCTGAAGCCGTTCCCTATCTCGCTCTGCCCGCGGGGTGGCGATTCCTCTTGGCACCTGGCTACGAAGATGTCTGGTTTGACGAGTCGTTGTTGAATATTGAGGGAAGCTGA
- a CDS encoding cyclase family protein, producing MSVLAGLTAALSNGSVEIIDLTTPLSSETPILNLPQPFANTVGLSVSPVSNFDDAGPAWAWNDVTVGEHAGTHLDAPVHWITGKDGKSVDQIEPHRLVGPLVVIDKSAEATQDPDFLLEPEHFEQWQEEHGAFPENCWVIFRTGWAARGADAAAFVNADDAGPHTPGVSAAGAKWLAGNASISGFGVETVGIDAGQAGTLDPMFPVHSFLLGADKYGVTSLRNVDRLPITGATLVVAPLPIVGGTGSPSRVYALVEKDAVEKA from the coding sequence ATGTCTGTTCTGGCCGGGCTCACTGCAGCCCTTTCGAATGGTTCGGTGGAGATCATCGACCTCACCACTCCCCTCAGCTCCGAGACGCCCATTTTGAACCTGCCGCAGCCTTTCGCGAACACGGTGGGGCTCTCCGTCTCGCCGGTGAGCAATTTCGACGACGCCGGACCCGCCTGGGCCTGGAACGACGTCACGGTGGGCGAGCACGCAGGAACACACCTGGACGCGCCGGTGCACTGGATCACCGGCAAGGACGGCAAGTCCGTGGACCAGATCGAACCGCACCGCCTGGTAGGTCCCCTCGTGGTGATCGACAAATCCGCCGAGGCGACGCAGGACCCTGATTTCCTCCTGGAACCGGAGCATTTTGAGCAATGGCAGGAAGAGCACGGCGCGTTCCCGGAGAACTGCTGGGTCATCTTCCGGACCGGTTGGGCGGCCCGCGGCGCTGACGCTGCGGCTTTCGTCAACGCGGACGACGCCGGACCCCACACTCCCGGGGTCTCTGCTGCAGGTGCCAAGTGGCTCGCCGGAAACGCCTCGATCAGCGGTTTCGGCGTGGAAACCGTGGGCATCGACGCCGGCCAGGCCGGTACCCTCGATCCGATGTTCCCGGTCCACTCGTTCCTGCTCGGGGCGGACAAGTACGGCGTCACGTCGCTGCGGAATGTGGACCGGCTTCCTATCACCGGTGCCACGCTGGTGGTTGCTCCCCTGCCGATCGTTGGTGGCACCGGAAGCCCCAGCCGCGTGTATGCGCTGGTTGAAAAAGACGCGGTGGAGAAGGCATGA
- a CDS encoding flavin reductase, producing MRKIAIVGAGESGAQLALGLQREGYAVTLLSDRSAAQIRTGKVMSSQCMFSTALDAEAQMGTALTEYYESGAVPAITSIQLRVDAEEPIEWAAPLDGTARSIDQRIKSALWIETFVAAGGDFRIEKVTPRMLEELARDYELVIVSTGKGEIGQIFPRDKAKSPFDRPQRVLALNYVKPDAGAAAGAVGHGAVGDGAVGDGAVGDAIRMSMAPGVGEFFTFPGLTVSGPCRMMVFEGVVGGPMDRWTDVGSPEEQLERSLAILREHFPHEAGNFAGAELTDDGATLLGRITPTVRSAVGELGNGKLVFGLGDAVVLNDPLTGQGSNNATLAAKYYLDSIVRRGQQPFDRHWMERTFDEFWRGWGQWAVEWTNDLLKPRRDHQKTLLSEAAEHPALAASIVNGFDDPRTSYPWWFDPTAAADFMQARKEEDTSAFDVRDFRSALGQFATGVTVVTTVSADGRKVGMTANSFTSVSMDPPLVLWCPSKRAPSLGDFEEATHFAINILASDQHVLSRQFATPATDKFAGVETVEGIAGVPLLDGAVATFQCRTVSRHDAGDHVIYVGEVESYNHDGGAPLVFHGGKYHATASHPDF from the coding sequence ATGCGAAAGATAGCAATCGTGGGCGCCGGCGAATCCGGTGCCCAACTGGCCCTGGGCCTGCAACGGGAAGGCTACGCAGTGACACTGCTGTCCGACCGTTCCGCAGCCCAGATCCGCACCGGGAAAGTCATGTCCAGCCAGTGCATGTTCTCCACGGCCCTGGATGCCGAGGCACAGATGGGGACCGCCCTCACCGAATACTACGAATCCGGAGCAGTCCCGGCCATCACCTCCATCCAGCTCCGGGTGGACGCGGAAGAACCCATCGAATGGGCAGCTCCCTTGGACGGGACTGCCCGCTCCATCGACCAACGGATCAAAAGCGCCCTGTGGATCGAGACGTTCGTCGCTGCCGGTGGCGATTTCCGCATCGAGAAGGTCACCCCGCGCATGCTCGAGGAACTCGCCCGCGACTACGAGCTGGTCATTGTGAGCACGGGCAAAGGCGAAATCGGGCAGATCTTCCCGCGGGACAAGGCAAAGTCGCCTTTCGACCGCCCGCAGCGCGTCCTTGCGCTGAACTACGTCAAGCCCGACGCCGGTGCTGCCGCCGGCGCTGTAGGTCACGGCGCAGTGGGTGACGGCGCTGTGGGTGACGGCGCAGTGGGTGACGCCATCCGCATGTCCATGGCCCCCGGCGTCGGCGAGTTTTTCACCTTCCCGGGCCTGACCGTCTCCGGCCCGTGCCGCATGATGGTGTTCGAGGGCGTGGTGGGTGGCCCCATGGACCGGTGGACCGACGTCGGAAGTCCTGAGGAGCAGCTTGAGCGGTCGCTGGCGATCCTGCGCGAGCATTTTCCGCACGAAGCCGGGAACTTCGCCGGAGCCGAACTGACGGATGACGGCGCCACGCTTCTGGGACGCATCACGCCTACGGTGAGGTCCGCCGTCGGGGAACTCGGCAACGGAAAGCTGGTGTTCGGGCTGGGTGATGCCGTGGTCCTCAACGATCCCCTCACCGGGCAGGGCTCCAACAATGCAACCCTGGCTGCAAAGTACTACCTGGACTCGATCGTCCGCCGTGGCCAGCAACCATTCGATCGCCACTGGATGGAGCGCACTTTCGACGAATTCTGGCGGGGCTGGGGGCAGTGGGCCGTTGAATGGACCAACGATCTCCTGAAACCGCGCCGGGACCACCAGAAAACGCTGCTCAGCGAAGCCGCTGAACATCCCGCGTTGGCGGCGAGCATCGTGAACGGTTTCGACGACCCCCGAACGTCCTACCCGTGGTGGTTTGATCCCACCGCTGCTGCTGACTTCATGCAGGCCAGGAAGGAAGAAGACACCTCGGCGTTCGACGTCCGTGACTTCCGGAGCGCGCTGGGACAATTCGCCACCGGCGTCACAGTGGTCACCACCGTTTCCGCGGACGGCAGGAAGGTGGGCATGACAGCGAACTCCTTCACGTCGGTCTCCATGGATCCCCCGCTGGTGCTGTGGTGCCCCAGCAAACGGGCACCCAGCCTGGGCGATTTCGAGGAAGCCACACACTTTGCCATCAATATCCTGGCAAGCGACCAGCACGTCCTTTCCCGCCAATTCGCTACCCCGGCCACGGACAAGTTCGCCGGAGTGGAAACCGTGGAAGGCATCGCCGGTGTGCCGCTGCTGGACGGCGCGGTGGCGACCTTCCAATGCCGGACCGTCTCGCGACATGATGCCGGGGATCACGTCATCTATGTGGGTGAGGTGGAAAGCTACAACCACGACGGCGGCGCTCCCCTGGTGTTCCACGGCGGCAAGTACCACGCCACTGCCAGCCACCCTGATTTCTGA